The Spirochaetota bacterium genome includes a region encoding these proteins:
- a CDS encoding pyruvate, phosphate dikinase, with protein MENIIYFNKDLKDVDDKLKKRCGIRGKRAVELAVMGLPIAPGFIIDSELTQKLPKINLKEILKPHIERLNKETKKIFGDPKKPLLLKVVLSSDLNVPNFPSIHNIGLNDKTVEGFGVSTGRDFAFGEYRFMLRSAGTKIHGIPAADFDKIEGKLVKPKAAELKKVVDDYKKFLGDKFSEDVYDQLSLILKGAAAKYCDSEIDVDNSLSIMVQVMVYGNYGENSYSGNYFTRNIIMGEPVIQGSYLQNEFDIDRAKPKEISKIDKKYFDKLADIGKKVEENFKEIREIKFTIEEGDFWLVEQRDVDEKSTQSHIKTLLDLCKRKSITEDYLVSKINPNQLNELLHPVIDPRTIAGIKSIKGGIAGSTGAAIGRVFFSTPKLLEEYRRAVMHGGDTNMILVMLSSYAEDVKAIEVARGVITSEGGFSSHAPVVARSLGKVAMVQPEMKIRGTAFTLAGKTVNEGDYVSINVPYYEAPTLYLGKVGLIEPNFKENGLLDFLSIVEHFIDDFNVRANADLGRDAKVAREFNAAGIGLCRTEHMFFHEKRIMKFREMILADDEAERRKVLEQLKPMQRGDFYDLFKIMVGFPVTIRLLDAPLHEFLPRTEASMAEFIKYMQTRNKGMKPAEIKARCEELSEMNPMLGHRGCRVAITYPEIYEMQCRAIFEAALMLKKEGINVHPEIMIPIVMTETELKFIKNGKKIEGKVVKGIRDIRDEVLDEYGMSELEYSVGTMIELPAAALGAGSIAQYAEFFSFGTNDLTQTTYGLSRDDVNSFFPSYTLYDLVKNNPFKVLGDQVKELIEIAAMRGRLSRPNLKMGLCGEHGADPENIEFCMRAGLNYVSCSPYSIPLAKLAVAQNRLKAKEAK; from the coding sequence ATGGAAAACATAATTTATTTTAATAAGGATCTCAAAGATGTCGACGATAAGCTGAAGAAGAGATGCGGCATACGGGGCAAGCGCGCCGTGGAGCTCGCCGTCATGGGGCTTCCCATAGCCCCGGGATTTATCATTGATTCGGAGCTGACGCAGAAGCTTCCGAAGATCAATCTGAAGGAAATCCTGAAACCCCACATCGAGCGCTTAAACAAGGAAACCAAGAAAATATTCGGCGACCCCAAGAAGCCGCTCCTACTTAAAGTGGTACTCAGCTCCGATTTGAATGTTCCGAATTTCCCTTCGATTCACAATATCGGCTTGAATGACAAGACGGTCGAGGGGTTCGGGGTGTCCACCGGGCGGGATTTCGCGTTCGGGGAATACCGGTTCATGCTGCGCAGTGCGGGAACGAAGATCCATGGCATCCCCGCCGCTGATTTTGATAAGATCGAAGGAAAACTCGTAAAGCCGAAGGCGGCGGAGCTGAAAAAAGTCGTCGATGATTATAAAAAGTTCCTGGGCGATAAATTCAGCGAGGATGTGTACGACCAGTTGAGCCTCATTCTCAAGGGCGCGGCGGCCAAGTACTGCGATTCGGAAATAGACGTCGATAATTCGCTCTCGATCATGGTCCAGGTGATGGTGTACGGCAATTACGGGGAGAATTCTTATTCCGGAAACTACTTCACACGAAATATCATCATGGGTGAACCGGTCATCCAGGGAAGCTATCTGCAGAACGAGTTCGATATCGATCGCGCCAAACCGAAGGAAATATCGAAGATAGATAAAAAGTATTTCGATAAGCTCGCCGATATTGGCAAGAAGGTGGAAGAAAACTTCAAAGAGATCCGCGAGATCAAGTTCACCATCGAGGAAGGGGACTTCTGGCTGGTAGAACAACGCGATGTGGACGAGAAGTCGACTCAGTCCCATATCAAAACACTCCTCGACCTGTGCAAGCGTAAAAGCATCACCGAGGATTACCTTGTCAGTAAAATCAATCCCAACCAGTTGAACGAGCTGCTGCATCCCGTCATAGATCCGCGTACCATAGCCGGGATCAAAAGCATAAAAGGCGGCATCGCCGGATCCACGGGTGCGGCTATCGGGCGTGTGTTCTTCTCGACGCCCAAGCTTCTCGAAGAATACAGGCGCGCCGTCATGCACGGCGGCGACACGAACATGATCCTGGTCATGCTCTCTTCCTACGCGGAGGACGTCAAGGCGATAGAAGTGGCGCGCGGCGTCATCACCTCGGAGGGCGGATTCTCCTCACATGCGCCCGTCGTGGCGCGCAGCCTGGGCAAGGTCGCGATGGTCCAGCCGGAGATGAAGATCAGGGGGACGGCGTTCACCCTGGCGGGAAAGACGGTGAACGAGGGTGATTATGTATCGATCAATGTGCCTTACTATGAGGCGCCCACCCTGTACCTGGGCAAGGTCGGTCTCATTGAACCCAATTTCAAGGAGAACGGGCTGCTCGATTTCCTGAGTATCGTTGAGCACTTTATAGACGACTTCAACGTTCGTGCCAATGCCGACCTGGGGCGCGATGCCAAGGTGGCGCGCGAATTCAATGCCGCGGGGATCGGGTTGTGCCGCACCGAGCATATGTTCTTCCATGAAAAGCGAATCATGAAGTTTCGCGAGATGATCCTGGCCGACGACGAGGCCGAGCGCCGCAAGGTCCTGGAGCAGTTAAAACCCATGCAGCGGGGGGATTTCTACGATCTCTTCAAAATAATGGTGGGTTTCCCGGTGACCATCAGGCTGCTTGATGCCCCGCTCCACGAGTTCCTGCCGCGGACAGAAGCCAGCATGGCCGAGTTCATTAAGTACATGCAGACACGGAACAAGGGGATGAAGCCGGCCGAAATAAAGGCCCGCTGCGAAGAGCTTTCCGAGATGAATCCCATGCTGGGACACCGGGGATGCCGCGTGGCCATCACCTATCCGGAGATATACGAAATGCAGTGCCGCGCGATTTTCGAGGCGGCCCTCATGCTCAAGAAGGAAGGCATCAATGTCCATCCGGAAATCATGATACCTATCGTGATGACGGAGACCGAGCTTAAGTTCATCAAGAACGGAAAGAAGATCGAGGGCAAGGTTGTCAAGGGGATACGTGATATCCGGGACGAGGTACTTGATGAATACGGCATGAGCGAGCTCGAATACAGCGTGGGAACCATGATCGAGCTTCCGGCAGCGGCCTTGGGTGCGGGTTCAATCGCCCAGTACGCGGAGTTCTTCAGCTTCGGGACGAACGACCTTACACAGACGACGTACGGCCTTTCGCGCGACGACGTCAATTCATTCTTCCCGAGCTATACACTGTACGATCTCGTGAAGAACAATCCGTTCAAGGTGCTGGGCGACCAGGTGAAGGAACTCATTGAGATTGCCGCGATGCGCGGCAGACTCAGCAGGCCCAATTTGAAAATGGGCCTTTGCGGGGAGCACGGCGCCGATCCCGAGAATATCGAGTTCTGCATGCGGGCCGGGCTTAATTACGTATCATGTTCGCCGTATTCGATTCCGCTTGCGAAGCTCGCGGTTGCGCAGAACAGGCTGAAGGCGAAAGAAGCAAAATAG